A window of Pseudocalidococcus azoricus BACA0444 contains these coding sequences:
- a CDS encoding ABC transporter permease — MTASSPHPIQRYLRQQSLRPTVFWRLAEDIPRPLSTTLVIISVLLPLVLWWVVTAAFPIDPKFLPSPGRVMEAFGHLWSTGELQKDTLASLGRVGLGFFLAVVFSVPIGILMGSFASVRSSLEPLFGLIRYMPAPAFIPLLILYLGIGEEPKIALIFIGSFFFNALMAMDTVKFVPKDLIEATYMLGGNRREVLTQVIVPHVLPGVIDACRINLAAAWQLVIVSELIAATEGLGRRISVAGRFLKTDEIFVGLIVIGIIGLSFDLFFQYLLRLSCRWASQRR, encoded by the coding sequence ATGACCGCCTCCAGTCCCCACCCGATTCAAAGGTATCTCAGACAGCAATCCCTCCGTCCTACAGTCTTTTGGCGGCTTGCAGAAGATATTCCCCGGCCCCTGAGTACAACCCTGGTGATTATTTCTGTCCTCCTGCCCTTGGTTTTGTGGTGGGTAGTGACGGCGGCCTTCCCTATAGATCCCAAGTTCTTGCCCTCACCGGGTCGCGTCATGGAGGCCTTTGGGCATCTCTGGTCAACGGGTGAACTCCAAAAAGATACCCTTGCTAGTTTGGGACGGGTTGGCCTGGGTTTTTTCTTGGCGGTTGTTTTCTCTGTCCCGATTGGCATCCTCATGGGCAGTTTTGCCAGTGTGCGCTCATCCCTGGAGCCGCTGTTTGGCCTGATTCGCTATATGCCTGCCCCGGCCTTTATTCCCCTCTTGATTTTGTATTTGGGAATTGGGGAGGAACCCAAAATTGCCCTGATTTTTATTGGCTCTTTTTTCTTTAATGCCTTAATGGCAATGGATACCGTCAAGTTTGTCCCCAAAGATCTGATTGAAGCCACCTATATGTTGGGGGGAAATCGGCGCGAAGTTTTAACCCAGGTGATTGTCCCCCATGTGTTACCGGGCGTGATTGATGCCTGTCGGATTAACTTGGCCGCGGCCTGGCAGTTGGTGATTGTTTCGGAACTGATTGCGGCGACTGAAGGTTTAGGGCGGCGGATTAGTGTGGCGGGGCGATTTCTAAAAACCGATGAAATTTTTGTGGGTTTAATTGTGATTGGGATTATTGGCTTAAGTTTTGATTTGTTCTTTCAGTATCTATTACGCCTGAGTTGTCGCTGGGCTAGTCAACGCCGTTAA
- a CDS encoding ABC transporter ATP-binding protein: protein MFLEVDRLNKEFATRLGPLVVLKDINLGVKKGEFVCAVGASGSGKSTLLRQIAGLDQPTSGEVRIAGKTVTGPGPDRGMVFQHYTLYPWMNVQQNTEFGLKLQGVPKQIRREQASYYLSVVGLTQFAKSLPKELSGGMKQRVAIARALAAEPQMLLMDEPFGALDVHTKESMHEFMLDLWQRTGITIFMITHDVEEAVFLANRIFALGARPGTVRKIMNINLPNRGHTIKRNSIFHDYRDELMDLLRQHGQEALAAA from the coding sequence ATGTTTTTAGAAGTTGATCGCCTCAATAAAGAATTTGCCACTCGTTTAGGCCCCTTGGTTGTGCTCAAAGATATTAATCTAGGAGTAAAAAAAGGGGAATTTGTCTGTGCGGTCGGGGCATCGGGGTCTGGAAAATCTACCCTCCTACGGCAAATTGCGGGCCTGGATCAACCCACCAGTGGGGAAGTTCGGATTGCGGGAAAAACCGTCACTGGGCCGGGGCCAGATCGGGGAATGGTGTTTCAACATTACACGCTCTATCCCTGGATGAATGTCCAACAAAATACAGAGTTTGGCCTGAAGTTACAGGGTGTTCCAAAACAGATTCGCCGCGAACAGGCCAGTTACTATCTGAGTGTGGTTGGTTTGACCCAATTTGCCAAATCTCTGCCCAAGGAACTGTCTGGTGGGATGAAACAACGAGTTGCGATTGCCCGAGCCCTGGCCGCAGAGCCCCAAATGTTGCTGATGGATGAACCGTTTGGAGCCTTGGATGTCCATACCAAAGAATCAATGCATGAGTTTATGTTAGACCTCTGGCAACGGACGGGCATCACCATTTTCATGATCACCCATGATGTGGAGGAGGCTGTTTTTCTGGCCAATCGCATCTTTGCCTTGGGAGCGCGACCGGGGACTGTGCGTAAAATTATGAATATTAATTTGCCCAATCGGGGTCACACCATTAAACGGAACTCGATTTTCCATGACTACCGGGATGAGTTGATGGATTTATTACGGCAACATGGTCAAGAAGCCTTAGCGGCCGCTTAA
- a CDS encoding DNA-directed RNA polymerase subunit omega: MQKRLTENNVEVMRRAEQLVAASSNRYRITVQVAQRAKQRRALDNEEFDEVTIKPITRAILEMSDELTQPEILAD, translated from the coding sequence ATGCAAAAGCGTCTCACGGAAAACAATGTAGAAGTCATGCGCCGGGCCGAACAATTGGTCGCAGCGTCCTCCAACCGCTATCGAATTACCGTCCAAGTTGCCCAGCGAGCTAAACAGCGCCGAGCCTTGGATAATGAAGAATTTGATGAAGTCACCATTAAACCCATTACTCGCGCCATTCTGGAGATGTCCGATGAACTGACCCAGCCGGAGATTCTCGCTGATTAA
- a CDS encoding ABC transporter substrate-binding protein, with product MKRRSLLVSIGLFCLSLLLIVSCTTGPQTSPDATSSSPKVSLGFSAWPGWFPWQITADKGIFVDNKVKVDLKWFDGYLESINALNAKQLDANSQTLGDTVSSLAGGADLVIVLVNDHSTGNDKIIVREGINSIQDLKGKKVAAEEGTVDHFLLLQGLKKAGMKPDDIEFVPLETGQAATAFVGGQVDAVGVFPPFTTQALKRSGSKTLFTSKDFPGSISDHLVVTRDMVEQRPEQVQALVNSWFATLDFMAKNPDVSTEIMAKRAGVTIPEYQEYADGTKIFTLTENIAAFQPGDTMNNLPFAAEQFSDFLMSVGLIQEKPDLSKLFDDQFVKAAAAKAQPS from the coding sequence ATGAAACGGCGTTCACTTTTAGTTTCCATTGGCCTGTTTTGCCTCAGTCTTTTGTTGATTGTCAGTTGTACCACCGGCCCCCAAACCTCACCAGATGCCACCTCCTCCAGTCCCAAAGTGAGCTTAGGTTTTAGTGCCTGGCCGGGCTGGTTTCCCTGGCAAATCACGGCTGACAAGGGAATTTTTGTAGATAACAAAGTTAAGGTGGATCTCAAATGGTTTGATGGGTATTTGGAATCCATTAATGCCCTCAATGCCAAGCAATTGGATGCCAACAGCCAAACTTTGGGAGATACAGTCAGTTCCTTAGCGGGTGGAGCGGATTTAGTCATTGTCTTGGTGAACGATCACTCCACCGGAAATGACAAAATCATTGTTCGAGAGGGAATTAATTCGATTCAAGATCTCAAGGGCAAGAAAGTGGCCGCGGAAGAAGGCACTGTCGATCATTTTCTCCTCCTCCAAGGCCTGAAGAAAGCGGGCATGAAACCAGACGATATTGAATTTGTGCCATTGGAAACAGGACAGGCTGCTACGGCATTTGTCGGGGGTCAGGTGGATGCAGTGGGGGTGTTCCCGCCCTTTACAACCCAGGCCCTCAAACGTTCCGGCAGTAAGACTCTCTTTACCTCCAAGGATTTTCCTGGCTCAATTTCTGATCATCTAGTCGTAACTCGGGACATGGTGGAGCAACGCCCAGAACAAGTTCAAGCCTTAGTGAATTCTTGGTTTGCCACCCTGGATTTTATGGCTAAAAACCCTGATGTTTCGACTGAGATCATGGCGAAGCGAGCAGGGGTGACTATTCCTGAATATCAAGAGTATGCGGATGGGACAAAAATATTTACCCTGACAGAAAATATTGCCGCCTTCCAACCTGGAGACACCATGAATAATCTTCCCTTTGCAGCTGAGCAGTTTAGTGACTTTTTGATGAGCGTGGGCCTGATTCAGGAGAAGCCAGACTTAAGTAAACTCTTTGATGATCAGTTTGTGAAAGCGGCGGCCGCCAAAGCCCAACCATCCTAA